In Zingiber officinale cultivar Zhangliang chromosome 6A, Zo_v1.1, whole genome shotgun sequence, a single genomic region encodes these proteins:
- the LOC121996754 gene encoding protein IQ-domain 26-like → MGRATRWLRGLFGGKKPATDVALRTKEKRSWGCGMPLREKEQRRWRGEQAAAAVDVEERKGSYQEAFASSAAGEDDREKQSQRAIAVAAATAAVAEAAVAAAQAAAAVVRLTSTGRAPVVSSSAAARKREVIAAVKIQASFRGYLARRALKALRGLVKLQALVRGNIVRKQAAETLRCMQALVRVQAKARACRALRSERCRFEKAPSCHVRTSSRRATSYSTIGDRVNNSGGSNWLDDEKNAKILEVDQGKPQFHCKRRHARNHSSCSTLTSDPNNHSFLTLPESPSDESTAAQHIVEMQQSLGQLRSPFELSGYGESPYFYLTSSRPGSSSRGAFTPSKSEFTGSLFGGYSGYPNYMANTESSRAKVRSHSAPKQRPDRRSPEGLLAQRSSSFLHAKLSNKAYPGSGRLDRSGMPTVS, encoded by the exons ATGGGGAGGGCCACGCGGTGGCTCCGCGGTCTCTTCGGAGGGAAGAAGCCTGCTACTGACGTGGCTTTGCGGACAAAGGAGAAGCGGAGCTGGGGCTGCGGGATGCCGCTCAGGGAGAAGGAGCAGCGGCGGTGGAGGGGAGAGCAGGCAGCAGCCGCGGTGGACGTGGAGGAACGGAAGGGGTCGTACCAGGAGGCTTTCGCCTCGTCGGCGGCCGGGGAGGACGACCGGGAGAAGCAGAGCCAGCGCGCGATTGCCGTCGCGGCGGCCACCGCCGCGGTGGCGGAGGCTGCCGTGGCTGCTGCGCAGGCTGCGGCAGCCGTCGTCCGTCTGACCAGCACCGGAAGGGCCCCCGTAGTGTCTTCCTCTGCCGCAGCCCGTAAGAGGGAGGTAATCGCGGCGGTCAAGATCCAGGCCTCTTTCCGTGGTTACTTG GCAAGGAGGGCGTTGAAAGCACTGAGAGGGCTCGTGAAGCTACAGGCGTTGGTCAGAGGTAATATCGTCAGGAAGCAAGCGGCAGAGACCCTGCGGTGCATGCAGGCCCTGGTGAGGGTCCAAGCCAAGGCCCGGGCGTGCCGCGCCCTCAGATCGGAGCGCTGCAGGTTCGAGAAGGCCCCCAGCTGCCATGTC AGGACTTCATCGAGGCGAGCTACTTCCTATTCGACCATCGGGGATCGAGTAAACAACTCTGGTGGATCGAACTGGTTGGACGACGAGAAGAATGCCAAGATCTTGGAAGTGGACCAAGGGAAGCCGCAATTCCACTGCAAGAGGCGCCATGCCCGCAACCATTCCTCGTGCTCCACCCTGACCTCGGACCCCAACAACCACAGCTTCCTCACGTTGCCGGAGTCGCCCTCCGACGAATCCACGGCGGCCCAACATATCGTCGAAATGCAGCAATCTCTGGGCCAGCTGAGATCCCCCTTCGAGTTGAGTGGCTATGGCGAGAGTCCTTACTTCTACCTTACCTCGTCGAGGCCCGGGAGCTCGAGCAGAGGCGCCTTCACTCCGTCCAAAAGTGAGTTCACCGGAAGCCTTTTCGGTGGTTACTCGGGATACCCAAACTACATGGCGAACACCGAGTCGTCAAGGGCTAAGGTGCGATCGCACAGCGCGCCGAAGCAGAGGCCAGACCGCCGGAGTCCGGAGGGGCTGCTGGCGCAGAGGTCGTCGTCGTTTCTGCATGCCAAGTTATCAAACAAGGCTTACCCTGGTTCAggtaggttggatcgatcaggaATGCCAACTGTGAGTTGA